The stretch of DNA AAgagaaaaggtgaaaaaagtgaaaaagatgaagttgtgCTGCTTTCCTCTCTTTGAAACTCTGGCGCGTAGCTGCAAcgattgtaaaaaaaaaagttcaaaaaagaaaatgtcatTGAGTTTAATATGTTAATGTAAATTGTGATTtggaaaaagttcaaaaaatatatcaattgaaAGAATATGGCCTTGtaaaaaaactaaatcattagaaaattatatctgTTAGGAATAATttgaacgttagaaaattaatgtgtagttttttaataatgagtaaatattcaaattacaattagaattaaaataaatgaaaaataaaaaattaatattttaatagaatagtgatagatttgttGAGTCTGTTATTTGATGTTGATGAAAAGAGACTagctaaatttgtaaaagtaagtttcctaatcaaattttggctaaaatttgTTGAGCCCACTAGTACTTGTGCTCAAACATGCAAATATGAGTTTAGCTAAAAGGCATAAGTAAAGccaaaaagtatatatatatttgtttcacATTCGATCATGCTATCAAGAAGATAGTTAAATATATAACTTGTTTCAAggagttggatttttttgtattatatgattgtcttatttttgaaatattgaattgtcttattttttaaataactcaTACCATAGGGTGTTATTCTTAAAAAATCGCACCAGAACATAATCAAAAGCGGGTCATAAATACaggggtaaaaatgtaattttatttaagatatattaaaatctaattaaGGCAAAATagacattaagaaaaatatgaaaaacaaaacaagagtCATCGATCATCTAAATATAAACCTTAAAGGAGTTAATTTTTTCCATcgaactaaaaatattttagaacctCAAAGACAGATAATTAGCTTGCCCATCAAATACAAAACGTTATTAATATGCGGATAgacacttttatatataatataagagatATCTATTCTCCCAAATATGCACATtagtgcaaataattttttccttttttcttatataaacatgttttagacattcttaatcattaagaaaaaaaatataaattcatatattgaGCTGGTTACGTACCAAccattacaagaaaactgtttatttgcgaccaattaattttaatgaaatgactatttataattaaaattggtTGCAAATAGTCTTTTAGTTACAATAAATTGATCATAAAAACCCATTTTTCATATAGTGTTAACTgatattttttatccaaaaacaaaaaaatacgtGCATGCACTAGCATTTCATAATTAGCTAGAAATTAATAGAACCCACTGAcctaattctatatatataaatatatattatagaattaGGTTGTGGACGACTAATACTGGTAAAAAATACCAACCCGAATGTACAATAGATGTTTAAAGGCCACAACCCAtaattaatattacatgtttttttatttttcatgaaaaatgatatttataatcagaAGGTACAAATATCACATGTTTCTTTTGAAAAGTTAATAAAttgtgatgataaaaaaattaattttttaattattgaaccGGCcactctattttaaatttttaaaaagaatgtacGACGTTATTTACACGACCtataactgtatctaatattataaaaaatatatatcggatatatattcttgaaaataaatatataatatatatagtactagtttTACATTACATTCATTATCGAATAACAACCATCGATCGATCCTTAATAGAGCGAGGAAATGAGCTATGCTACTCATTTGTAAACTAgtgaaagaaattaaatattcttGCAATTGCTAAAGGGATTTGAACCGCCTATTTACTCCAtcgtattatattttatttgaatttctcATTCTCATGATGAGAATCATGCATGTAGGTAGGATCAATTaatagatcatgatcatcatctagCAGCTTTAAAATATCgaatttgttataaaataataattcatttgAATTAATCATGTTTTgctatcgtttttttttttctctaattaaattctagaaaaaagaaaatggcttTTCAATgaaccactatatatatataccgtcCTTCCACTTGGATTTGGCGTTGTATTTGGTCAAATATTATGTAGAAATAAAAGCTGGCCGGTATAACTCTTTGATCAATTCCTAGCGCGTCGGCCAGCACATGATTTAATAATAGCCAGccccaaaaataatatctaaaacCAGCTTAGAAAGCCTGCATCTTAATTTAATGCCAGGAGACTACCTGATTGGAGGCTGATGATCATCTTTCTCTGCTTCTAATTCTTATTAATGCATGGTGTCGAATTAATTTGCATTATTATTGTCTCTGATCAGCCTCTAACTCCTATATATAGGAAGCTTGTAAACAAGTATTTTCACAACTCAGATCTCAATAactcttttgatctcttctctctctgtaGAACTTATCTTCCATATATATTTGCTTCAGGCCTGCTCATACACTTTGCCAATGGCGGCCTCTCGCTTTCTCCTGTTAGGACTTCTGGCTAATTTGGCTTTCACTGCCGCATTGGCATCGGATAATACTCCTCTCCAAGATTTCTGTGTTGCAGATACCAAAAGTCAAGGTACAACAGGCAGGACCTTAATTAAAAGACATCATGCATGttttctttcattctaatttgcaAGCTGTTTCAATCCATATATAGCTTTAGATCAACTAAAACTAGAGGTTTTACATGATGCATGCGTGTCTCTTTTCATTTTGGAAAGTAGAAACATTAATTCAATAATCAGCTTGCTTGtttctcatttatatattatgcttcATTGCATGCAGTGGTCGTCAATGGTTTGGCATGCAAGGATCCTAAGACAGTTCAAGCCAACGATTTTTCCTCCAGTGGACTACAAATAGCAGGCAACACATCAAATCTAGTTGGTTCAAAGGTGACCCCTGTGACAGCCGCCCAAGTACCAGGACTTAACACTCTTGGCATTTCACTTGCCCGTATTGACTATGCACCGTGGGGCATCAACCCTCCCCACACCCATCCTCGTGCCTCCGAGATCTTGACAGTCTTGGAAGGTAGTCTTGAAGTTGGGTTCGTCACCTCTAATCCCGAAAACCGCCATGTCACAAAAGTGATACAGAAGGGTGATGTGTTTGTATTCCCAGTTGGCCTCATCCATTACCAAAGAAATGTTGGGAATGGAAATGCCATCGCCATTGCCGCTCTTAGCAGTCAAAACCCTGGTGTTATCACCATAGCAAATGCTGTATTTGGGTCGAATCCGGATATTGCGAGCGACATTCTAGTGAAGGCATTCCAGGTGGATAAGAATGTCATCACCCATATCCAGTCCAAGTTCTAGACATTACGTTAGCAGTTGGCGTATTTGTTAATTGTATTAGTGTCTGCATGATTTGTGTGTTTCTTGTACGTACATgtgcaatattattttttcattcagttatgattttgtaatgattttttgtCTCTGTTAATGATGTTTAGGAGTGTTGTATTtgttcaatttataattttatgaaaattgatacaACCACAAAAAGAtccatatataaaagtaaacccaTGAGctaatatgatttcatatgatagattagttttgttttacaataaaagtaattttacaatctaacgtactacATTAAGCTACATCAATCTGTAAGTTTACATTTATCAAATCTTTTCCtaactaaagtatttctctaattcttatgttatgattttttttccctttttacttTTCTCTCGTTAAGTATGGATCTTATGGACTTTCTTTTCGTTTTAATATCTTTCCTTCcatcttatataatattatttttatttttatttaattacaatttCCTGAAGAAAACAtattaaggaaaaaagaaacacatCTACGTGGTTGAGTCATGATGACCTTTATGTGGCGATGATGTAACCCCTCGCTTAAAAATCACTTTAGGACTTGAGTTTAGCACTTAAGATCCTAACTAGTTTAAGAcgtgataattttattttattttttttagaatctaAGTTGGCATGAGAATCACGCTTTGGGTTTAGTTACAATTATTGGAgaaatttagtatttttaataattttttgggtaattagcaagaggccaatagtggtatgacacatggcatatttATGGGCTCAGCTAAAAGGCTTAGTGTGGATGGATTTAGAAGTAGCCCAAGCATGTTTTATTTAGGGCCCTAATTCACTAAGAATGAGATGGGCTAAAAATAAGTACCATAAGCCCTAGACCCATTTAGAACTTATAAGGGTCTAGGCCTTTCTTGAAGAACCTTAGAAATTAGGCCCAATATGTGATGGACATAAAGTCATTGGACCTAACTTGATGAGAGTAAAGGCCATTGGTCCAACCTAAGAAAGACTTAAGATTGGGATCCAACTTAGTAGACCTTTGAGTCAATAGGTAAGCCCCACAAATATGGACATAAGGTCTATACAAGAACCCACACCAAAGCCCTCAAATATGTACCTAAGACCCAACAACCCTAACCCATAAAGCTCAAAAGCCTTGTCTttcaatgagacccacataCAGCATACCACTGGGTTCCCTCAAGCCCAAGATGAACCACACGCCCCTAGGGTTCCCTCCCAACTATGGTTAAGCTTCTATCTTGAGTTAAGAAGTACTATTAATCTCACCCATGATTAGAAACCTCAAATCTTGTTTTTTGCAtggttttctttaaaatattttcttcacatttatGATCtgaattttttggtttttattattaatttacatTGTTCTTAGACTAACCTAGAAGGTTAGGATTGACGCAACACATGCCAATTGGAACTAAGCCATGCCATTGCCCAAATAACCACCAATCAGCACCTAGGTGCCACCATGTGCACTTCATCAAACTAGCCCCTAGTTCATGCCATTTCTACCAAATTTTCAAGGGAAATTTCACTATTCACACCTCACCACATCACTCAAAGTTCAGACTTAGCATTGGACGAAATGGCTCCAATAAATCTAGCTAAAAACCCAACCATGTCCTTAGGGAGTTTAGTTGGAACCAAACCGAGGACCTTTAACCATTCGAGAATTTTTTGCTCTTTGTTGAGCCACCTACACGCCACAATCCCTTCCCTCCAATCCCTAAGAGGTGGTCCCTCaagtacctcaagtactcatGAGATTATAGACCAATTTGTCCCCGAAGAAATGCTAAAACCGATTGGCATTAAGACAAGAGGTCACTCAGCAACCACCCCCATTTCACCCCCTTCCATGACCTGCTCTTAAATGATCACTTGGAAGCTAGTCCCCCCACCTTCCACCACCTGAAAAACCATCCAAAGGAATCATCATATCTGAAAAACAAAGCCACGAAGAAAAGACAAAGAGGTGATGAAATCTAGCCAGCCTTTGAAGACCCCTACACGACTGCATATAGATTGACCTCACTTGCCATccatttcattttgttttgattttctgaACCATGGTAGCACCTGCACCCTTACAGACAATGCAGCattgaaaatgttgaaatgaTGGGAGTTTGAACACTAGTCACCTTCACTAAGATGTCACAAACTGAATTTATGCACCTCCACACTCCATCGCCCACttcttacaatcccaaacatCTTCTTCATCCAAACCCATGCCCCTCACCCTCCATGAAGCCCTATAAATACCTCCTTCACACTCCATCGCCCTCCATGAAGCCCTATAAATACCTCCTCACTTCCTCACACCACTCCTCAAAGCTTTCTCTTGAGTTCTTGAGAGCCATCCCCTCTTAGTGTGAAGaaagagtgaaaccgagtgTGTTTGAGAGACCTCTTGAAGAGAGGTTGTGTTGAGAGCTCAAGGGCCATAATTGTTGTAAGTAACATTGCCCTATCCTATGTTTAGTGTTAGCATAgcatgttagattttaatttatgGCATATGAATGGAATTTTAATTGAGTTTTATTGAGGATTACCATGCTAAATACAAACCGGGTCAATGTGGAaatattgaatgaataaattACTTGGGTTTAATTTTTAGCCATGGAATGtcttaatatgattttatatgattcactAATGTCTTGGAATAAAATTTGAGGTtgaaagcatgccatgataaGTTATAAATtcatatcttgtgttgatcatctagcaTGTTTTGAGctcttttgattatgaacatcttccttagtggttcaaatcctaacttagAATAGCTTTGATTACAGCTGCATCGATTTTCTAACTTcagaaagtttgtaagttagcctctgacttacactttgataacttatttatgatttattgataaatgtcacaTTAATATAAATGTGGCGAGAAGCTGGTTCGGGGCACTATGACTGGGATCGATCGAAATTTTTTAGGAATTAGCCAAGCGATTCCTATCACAATTCATGGCCAACAGGAAGCGAAGACGACCTGCGGCGTACCTCCAAACCATCAAACAAAATTGAGGGAGAAAGCCTGAAGGCATACCTCACCCGGTTCAATAAAGATCGATTAACTACAAAtgaccaagatgagaagattAAGCTGGAAGCCTTTCTAGGGGGTGTGGCTCCAAAGTCCATTCATGGTAGAGCTTGCGCGGAGTACTCCGTCAACATTAAGAGAATTCATGGATAAGGCCGACGACTTCATCAATGCTGAAGACACATTGCAAGCTTTAATAGCGTTGTGGAAAGCGGAgatgaaagaagaagataaggaCCTCCAGGGATTGAGTGGGCAAATTCTATTGGAGAAGACTCGCTGAAGATATAGTGATAAAAGGTGTGAAAAGTGAGCACCCCCAAGGAGACATGACCTGAGGTTTGCTCACAGCAACCTAAGTGTGTGGTCAGAAGACCGATTGACAAATTGAGCAAATGGCACCAGACTAAAAAAAGGACGATATTTTTATGCTTATCATCGAAATGATACCCACTGGACAGAGGACTACTTACACTAAAGAGGCAAGTCGAGGAACTGTAGGGAGGCGGCAAATCGAAACACTTGATTGCAGAACACCTGGAGCCTGAAGAATCAGTGCCAGGGCGAGGAACAGAGCGAGATCCAGATAACTAGTGAagtagaagtccaagaggccaaCGATCATCAAGGGGGGACGACTGAGATAACCCTCGCCAGAATTCAAACTGCGGCGGAGAACCCTTGGGCGAGATATGTACTATAGCATGAGGGTTTGTTGGGTGAGGAACTTCAGCATTCGGAAGAAAAGCAAACGCCTGCAGAGCGAGATACGAGGAAGTCTACTTGACCAACAGACCACCCAAGCAGCCGAAGTGGAGGAGTAAGGAGAATATTTCTTTCTGGAAGAAGATTGTGAAAGAATCTTGTACCCACATGACAATGCGTTGATGGCAACACTGTTGGTTGCTAACTACACCATCGAGGGAATTTTGATTGACAATGGAAGCTCAGCCGATATTCTCTTTTGTGGCGCCATCACCAAAATGGGAATTGACCCCAGCAAACTGCGGTCATCACCCATGCAATTGAAGGGGTTCTCGGAAGATGTAGTACAAGCTTTGGGCACGATAACTCTACATGTCATAGTCAGAAAGGGAGCCCAAATTGCCATCGCTATGATTGACTTTCTTGTCGTCAAGGCCCCTTCATCCTACAACCTCAGAGCACTCACCTCTACTTAccatttgaagatgaagttccAGATAGAGGCGACAATACGCAAAGTCCAAGGCGAGCGAGCCCTAGCACGAGAATGTTACATTCAAGAGCTTAGGTTGGGAGGAGCAGACCTCTGTACAACAAACATCAAGGGTCAAGATGAAGTCTCATCCCAACCGTCGGTCCTTCTTGACCAAGGTGTAAAGACGCAGGATGAACAAATTTTGCAGCAAGTAAAACCCAACAAACCATTAGAACTGGTAGCCCTCCACCCAGAGAGGTTGAAAACCACAACTCGGGTTGGGACCAGACTCTAGCCTAAGGTCCAAGAAGCCCTGAAACAACTGCTAGTTGATCATAGAGAAGTGTTTGCATGGAGCCACGAGGACATCCTGGAAATAGACAATGAAGTCATTGAGCACCATCTTTGTGTCGACCCCGGCATAAAAAAAGTCCACCAAAAGATGAGGTCATTTAGCATGGAGAAATACAAGGCCATAGCCGAAGAAGTTGATCGTTTTCTTGCCGTAGGGTTTGTCAGGGAAGCTCACTTTCCTGAATGGTTATCCAATGTCGTGCT from Juglans regia cultivar Chandler chromosome 4, Walnut 2.0, whole genome shotgun sequence encodes:
- the LOC109021912 gene encoding putative germin-like protein 2-1 → MAASRFLLLGLLANLAFTAALASDNTPLQDFCVADTKSQVVVNGLACKDPKTVQANDFSSSGLQIAGNTSNLVGSKVTPVTAAQVPGLNTLGISLARIDYAPWGINPPHTHPRASEILTVLEGSLEVGFVTSNPENRHVTKVIQKGDVFVFPVGLIHYQRNVGNGNAIAIAALSSQNPGVITIANAVFGSNPDIASDILVKAFQVDKNVITHIQSKF